Below is a window of Variovorax sp. TBS-050B DNA.
GCCCGCGATCGCGCCGTGCAGCCCGCCGAGCCGCCGCATCATGCGGTTGTCGGCATAGTGGCCGCTGGCGTTCAGGAACGGCTCCATGCGCTTGCCGATGCGCTCGAACTCGGCCACGCTGGGGTAGAGGATGCTGAACGAATGCCCCACCAGCGCCGGGGGCGCTGCGCCGAAGATCTCGCACACCCGCAGGTTGCAGGCCACGATGGTGCGGTTGCGCGACACCACCATGCCGATCGGCGCATGCTCGAAAGCCAGCCGGTAGTCGATCTCGGGCATCGGGCGGTCAGGCATCGGGGGTCACCATTACGAAATACTACGTATGCGGGTACGTAGTATCGTTCAGGGCTTCCCCTCCACCCTCCATTCATCCACCAAGGAGTCCGAGTGAACAAGATTTATCCCTCCGCAGATGCGGCGCTCAAGGGGGTCGTGGCCGACGGGCAGATGCTCGCGGTCGGCGGCTTCGGCCTGTGCGGCATTCCCGAGGCGCTGATCGAGGCGCTCAAGGACAGCGGCGTGCAGAACCTCACCGTGATCTCGAACAACGCCGGCGTCGACGGCTTCGGCCTCGGCAAGCTGCTCGAGACGCGGCAGATCAAGAAGATGATCGCGTCCTACGTGGGCGAGAACAAGGAGTTCGAGCGCCAGTACCTCGCGGGCGAACTCGCGCTGGAGTTCACGCCGCAGGGCACGCTGGCCGAGAAGCTGCGCGCGGGCGGCGCCGGCATTCCGGCCTTCTTCACCAAGACCGGCGTCGGCACGCAGGTCGCCGAAGGCAAGGAACTGCGCGAGTTCGACGGCGAGACCTACGTGATGGAACGTTCGCTGGTGCCCGACGTGGCCCTGGTGAAGGCCGACGTGGCCGACAAGGCCGGCAACCTGCGCTTCCGCCTCACGGCACGCAACTTCAACCCGGCCGCCGCCATGGCCGGCAAGGTCTGCATCGTCGAGGTCGAGAAGATCGTCGAGGTCGGCGAGCTCGCGCCCGACGACATCCACCTGCCGGGCATCTACGTGCACCGCATCGTGCTCAACGCCAGCCCCGAGAAGCGCATCGAGAAGCGCACCCTGAGCGCCGCCGCGCCCACCGACCCCGTGGCCGCCAAGGTCGAGGCCCAGGCCGCGATCGCGCAAGCCGCCGCCGGCAGCGAAGTGCCCGCGCCCGTCAAGAACAGCAGCAAAGGAGCCTGACATGCCCTGGACCCAGGACCAGATGGCCGCACGCGCGGCCCAAGAACTCGAAGACGGCTTCTACGTCAACCTCGGCATCGGCATTCCCACGCTGGTGGCCAACTTCGTCGGCGACAAGGAAGTGTGGCTGCAGAGCGAGAACGGCATGCTCGGCATCGGCCCGTTCCCGACCGAGGACCAGGTCGACGCCGACCTGATCAACGCCGGCAAGCAGACCGTCACCACGCTGCCGGGCTCGGCGATCTTCGGCAGCCACGACAGCTTCGCGATGATCCGCGGCGGCAAGATCAACCTCTCGATCCTGGGCGCGATGCAGGTCAGCGTGAAGGGCGACCTCGCCAACTGGATGATCCCCGGCAAGATGGTCAAGGGCATGGGCGGCGCCATGGACCTCGTGGCCGGCGTGAAGCGCGTGATCGTGCTCATGGAGCACGTGGCGCGCAAGAAGGACGGCACCGAGGACCTCAAGATCCTCGAGCAGTGCACGCTGCCGCTGACCGGCGTGGGCGTGGTCGACCGCATCATCACCGACCTGGCCGTGATGGACGTGGTGCCCGAGGGCCTGAAGGTGGTGGAGCTCGCGCCCGGCGTGAGCTTCGATGCGCTGCAGGCGAAGACGGGCGCGAAGCTGATCCAGTAGGCTGTCTCGTGAAGGGACGGCGGTCGACGGCGGGCAGAACCGCTTCTTGCTCTCCAACGCCGACCACAAGCAGACGGCCGCTCCCGACTGCAAGAGTCAGCGGCGGCCTCCGGTCCCGCGGTGGGTCGGGCGCTGGGCCGAGCCGTCCGCGCCAATCCCGTTGTCGGCCAGTGGCAGGAGCAACCGGGACCGCTGCGCCTCGGCCGTCTCGCGCAGGAAGTTCCACACCGCCTGCATGCGCGCCAGGTGCTTGGTCTCGGCGGGCATCGACATCCAGAAGGTGCGCGTGAACTGTGCCTGCCCCGCGAGCACCGGCTTGAGCGTGCGGTCGCCCTCGGCCACGAAGGCCGGCAGCACCGCGATGCCGGCGCCGGCCGCCACCGCGCGGTGCTGCGCGAGCACGCTGGTGCTGCGCAGCGCGAAGGCGTCGGGGCGGTGCAGTTCGTCGAGGTACTGCAGCTCCTTGCTGAACAGCAGGTCGTCGACGTAGCTCACGAAGCTGTGGCCGCGCAGGTCGTCGCGGGTGCGGATCGGCTTGTGCGCCGACAGGTACTGCCGCGATGCGTACAGGCGCAGCGTGTAGTCGGTCAGCTTGCTCACCACCACCGGTCCGCGCGCCGGCCGCTCGAGCGAGATCACGATGTCGGCCTCGCGCCGCGACAGGTGCACGAGGCGCGGCATCGCGAGCAGGTCGATGGTCAGCTTCGGATGCCCGCGCGCGAACAGCGCGAGCTGCGGCGCCAGCACCATGGTGCCGAAGCCCTCGGTGGCGCCGATGCGCACCAGCCCCGAGAGGCCTTCCTGCGATGCGGGCGCGGCGCTCTCGACGGTGAGGAAGGCGCTCTCCATCGCCTCCACCTGCGGCTGCAGCCGGCGCCCCGCCTCGGTGAGCCGGTGGCCGCCGGCCTCGCGCGAGAAGAGCGGCGCGCCGACTTCCTTCTCGAGCGCCTGGATGCGCCGCGCCACCGTGGTGTGGTCGACCATGAGCCGCCGCGCGGCGCTCATCAGCGTGCCGGAGCGCGCCAGTTCGAGGAAGTAGCGGAGGTTGTCCCAGTCCATGGAGGTCTTTTCGAGGCCGATGAAGGCGGGCAGCCGAACGCAGAGGACGCGAAGGTTTCGCAGAAGTCGCAGAAGGAATCCAGAAAATGATTTCTCTTTTCTGCGCCTTTCGCGAAACCTTCGCGTCTTCTGCGTTCGCTCCCCGCATTCTGCATTTTTGCAAAACCCAAGCGCAGATTTGTCTATTGTCATCGCAAATCTGCAAAGCTAGGATGCCCTGATTCACAGGAGACAAACCCATGGACGCCACCACCACCACGCCCACCCAGGTCGCCACCGTCAAGCTCTTGATCGGCGGCAAGTTCGTCGAATCGACCACCACCGAGTGGCGCGACATCGTCAACCCGGCCACGCAGCAGGTGCTGGCGCGCGTGCCCTTCGCGACGCAGGCCGAACTCGATGCGGCCGTGGCCTCGGCCAAGGACGCCTTCAAGACCTGGCGCAAGACGCCGATCGGCGCACGGGCGCGCATCTTCCTCAAGTACCAGCAGCTCATCCGCGAGAACATGGCCGAGCTGGCCGCGATCCTCACTGCCGAGCAGGGCAAGACGCTGCCCGACGCCGAGGGCGACGTGTTCCGCGGCCTCGAGGTGGTCGAGCATGCCTCGAACATCGGCAACCTGCAGCTCGGCGAACTCGCGAACAACGTGGCCAACGGCGTCGACACCTACACGCTGCTGCAGCCGCTCGGCGTGTGCGCAGGCATCACGCCGTTCAACTTCCCCGCCATGATTCCGCTGTGGATGTTCCCGATGGCCATCGTCACCGGCAACACCTTCGTGCTCAAGCCTTCCGAGCAGGACCCGATGGTCACGATGCGGCTCGCCGAACTCGCGCTCGAAGCCGGCATTCCGCCCGGCGTGCTCAACGTGGTGCACGGCGGCGAGGCGGTGGTCAACGGCATCTGCGACCACCCGGACATCAAGGCGATCAGCTTCGTCGGCTCGACCAAGGTCGGCACGCACGTCTACAACCGCGCCACGCTCGCGGGCAAGCGCGTGCAATGCATGATGGGCGCGAAGAACCACGCGATCGTGATGCCCGACGCCAACAAGGAGCAGACGCTCAACGCGCTCGCGGGCGCGAGCTTCGGCGCCGCGGGCCAGCGCTGCATGGCGGTGTCGGTCGCGGTGCTGGTGGGCGAGGCGCGCCAATGGGTGCCCGAGCTGATCGAGAAGGCCAAGACGCTCAAGGTCGGCGCCGGCACCGAGAAGGGCGTGGACGTGGGGCCGCTGGTGTCGTGCGCGGCCTACGAGCGCGTCACGGGCCTGATCGAACGCGGCCTCGCCGACGGCGCGAAGCTCGAGCTCGACGGCCGCAAGCCCACCGTGCCCGGCTTCGAGAAGGGCAACTTCGTCGGGCCGACGATCTTCACCGGCGTCAAGCCCGGCATGACGATCTACGACCAGGAAATCTTCGGACCGGTGCTGTGCGTGGCCGAGGCCGAGACCCTCGACGACGCCATCGCGCTGATCAACAGCAACCCCAACGGCAACGGCACCGCGATCTTCACGCAGTCGGGCGCTGCGGCGCGCCGCTTCCAGGAGGACATCGACGTGGGCCAGGTCGGCATCAACGTGCCGATCCCGGTTCCGGTGCCGATGTTCTCCTTCACCGGCTCGCGCGCCTCCAAGCTCGGCGACCTCGGCCCCTACGGCAAGCAGGTGGTGCTGTTCTATACCCAGACCAAGACGGTCACCGCGCGCTGGTTCGACGACAGCACCGTCTCGCACGGCGTGAACACGACAATCAGCCTCAAGTAAGACCCAACACCAAAGCCGAACGCAGAGTTCGCGAAGGTTCCGCAGAAGTCGCGAAGAGAAAACCAAAAAAATCCTTTTCTGGTTCTCTTTCGCGCCCTTCGCGAAACCTTCGCGTCCTCTGCGTCCGGTTCCCGCATTCAGGCATCCCAAACGATGGACTTTGAACTGACCGAAGAGCAACGCGCCTTCGCCGACTCGGCGCGCGATTTCGCGCAAGCCGAGTTCGCGCCGCATGCCGCGCGATGGGACGCCGAGGCGATCTTTCCGAAGGAAGCGATCGCCAAGGCCGGCGAGCTCGGCTTCTGCGGCCTCTACGCGCCCGAGCGCATCGGCGGCCTCGGCCTGCCGCGGCTCGATGCGGCGCTGGTGTTCGAGGAGATGGCCGCGGTCGATCCCTCGACCACCGCCTTCATCACGATCCACAACATGGCGACCTGGATGCTCGGCACCTGGGCCACCGACGCGGTCGCGGCGCAATGGGGCGAAGACCTGACCAGCGGCCGCAAGCTGGCCTCGTACTGCCTCACCGAGCCCGGCGCCGGCTCGGACGCGGGCTCGCTCAAGACGCGGGCCGAGCTGCAGGGCGGCGAGTACGTGATCAACGGCGGCAAGGCCTTCATCTCTGGCGCGGGCGCGACCGACGTGCTGGTGCTGATGGCGCGCACCGGCGGCGGCGGCGCGGGCGGCATCTCGGCCTTCGCGGTGCCGGCCGACGCGCCGGGCATCGGCTACGGCAAGAAGGAGCACAAGATGGGCTGGAACAGCCAGCCCACGCGCACCATCAGCTTCGACAACGTGCGCATTCCGGCCGAGAACCTGCTCGGCGCCGAAGGCGAGGGCTTCCGCATCGCGATGAAAGGGCTCGACGGCGGGCGCATCAACATCGCGACCTGCTCGGTCGGCGCCGCACAGGGCGCGCTCGACGCCGCGCGCCGCTACCTGCATGAGCGCCAGCAGTTCGGCAAGCCGCTCGCGAGCTTCCAGGCGCTGCAGTTCAAGCTCGCCGACATGGCGACCGAACTCGTCGCCGCGCGCCAGATGGTGCGGCTTGCCGCGAGCAAGCTCGATGCCGGCCATGCCGACGCCAGCACCTACTGCGCGATGGCCAAGCGCTTCGCGACCGATGCCGGCTTCAACGTCTGCAACGAGGCGCTGCAACTGCACGGCGGCTACGGCTACCTGGCCGAGTTTCCGCTCGAGCGCTTGGTGCGCGATGCCCGCGTGCACCAGATCCTCGAAGGCACCAACGAGATCATGCGCGTGATCGTTGCGCGAAAATTGCTGGAGGGGGACAGCGATATCCGCTGAAGCCCGAAAGCGGACAGCCGTACGCGAAGGGCGCGAAGGTTTCGCGAAGGTCGCAAAAGAAATACAGAATCGTTTTTCTTTGGATCTCTTTCGCGCTCTTCGCGAAACCTTCGCGTCCTCTGCGTCCTGCCTCCGTATTCAAGCAACCTCATCATGACCGACACCGCAGTAGTTCTCTTCGACGAAATCAAGACCGCCGGCGGCCGGCGCTTTGCGACCGCCACCCTCAACGCACCCGCTTCGCTCAATGCGCTGTCGGTCGACATGGTGCGCCTGCTCACGCCCAGGCTGCGCGAATGGGCGGCCGATCCCGGCATCGTCGGCGTGCTGCTGCAGGCGGCCGGCGAGAAGGCCTTCTGCGCGGGCGGCGACCTGCGCCAGCTTTACCAGACGCTGCTGGAATGCGGCCCGGCGCGCAACACCTATGCCGAGGACTTTTTCCGCGAGGAGTACGAACTCGACCACCTGATCCACACCTTCCCCAAGCCCTTCCTCTGCTGGGGCCACGGCATCGTGATGGGCGGCGGCGTCGGGCTGATGTCGGGCTGCTCGCACCGCGTGGTCACGGCCGAGAGCCGCATTGCCATGCCCGAGATCGCCATCGGCCTCTACCCCGACGTGGGCGGCAGCTGGTTCCTGCGCCGCACGCCCGGGCGCACCGGCCTGTTCCTGGCGCTCACCGCGGCCAACCTCAATGCCGCCGATGCGATCTTCTGCGGCCTGGCCGACGTGCTCGTGCCGCAGGCGCGCAAGGGCGCGGTGATCGAGGCGATCGCCGCCGCTCCATGGGCCGGCGAGGCCAAGGCCGACCGCGCCACGCTGTCGCGCATCCTTGCCAACGCGGGCGAGGGCGCCGGGATGCCGGCTTCGAAGGTGCGCGAGCACTACGACACCATCAACGCGCTGATGGCCGGCGACGACCTGCTCGACATCGCCAAGCGCCTGCGCGCGCTGCAGAGCGAGGACCCCTGGCTGCAGACCGCGGCCAAGACCTTCATGAAGGGCGCGCCGAGCTCGGCCGCGCTGAGCTTCGAACTCTGGCAGCGCGTGCCGCGCATGTCCCTGGCCGAGGTGTTCCGGCTCGAGTACTGGGCCTCGCTCGGCTTCTGCGCCCACAAGGACTTCGCCGAGGGCATCCGCGCAGTGCTGATCGACAAGGACCGCAATCCCAAGTGGTCGCCCGCGAGCATCGAGGAGATCACGCCCGAATTCATCGAAGACCATCTGCGTCCGCGCGGCGAGATGCCGGTGGAGCTGGCGAGGCTGACCTAAGCCGGACAGCCGAACGCAGAAGTCGCGAAAGTTGCGCAGAGATCGCAGAAGAAAAGAAAGCTTTCTGGTTCCCTTTCGCGACTTCTGCGAAACCTTCGCGTCCTCTGCGTTCTGCCCCGCATTCCTGCCCCTTATTTGGAGACAACACATGAAGATCGCATTCATCGGACTCGGCAACATGGGCGGCCCTATGGCCATGAACCTGCGCAAGGCCGGCCACGCGCTCAGCGCTTTCGACCTCTCTGCCGATGCCTGCGGCAAGTACGCGGCCGAAGGCCTGCCGATCGCCAGGTCGGCGGCCGATGCGGTGGCGGGCGCCGAGGTCGTGATCAGCATGTTGCCGGCCAGCGCGCACGTCGAGGGCCTGTTCCTCGGCAGCGCCGGGCGGCCCGGGCTGCTCGAGAGCATCCAGCCCGGCACGCTCGTGATCGACAGCAGCACCATCGCCGCCGCCACCTCGCAGAAGGTGGCTGCCGCCGCGGCGGCCAAGGGCATCGCGATGATCGATGCGCCGGTCTCGGGCGGCACCGGCGGCGCGATCGCGGGCACGCTGACCTTCATGGTCGGCGGCGAGGCCAAGGACCTCGAGCGCGCGCGCCCGGTGCTCGAGAAGATGGGCGCCAACATCTTCCATGCCGGCGCCGCGGGTGCGGGGCAGACCGCGAAGATCTGCAACAACATGCTGCTCGGCATCCTGATGATCGGCACCGCCGAGGCGCTCGCGCTCGGCGTGGCCAACGGGCTCGATCCCAAGGTGCTGTCCGAGATCATGCGCCGCAGTTCCGGCGGCAACTGGGCGCTCGAAAAATACAACCCGATGCCGGGCGTGATGGAGACCGCGCCCGCGTCGAAGAACTACGCCGGCGGCTTCGGCACCGACCTGATGCTCAAGGACCTGGGCCTCGCGCAGGAGAACGCGACGGCCGTGCGCGCCGCCACGCCGCTCGGCGGCCTCGCGCGCAGCCTGTACGCGGCGCACAGCCTCGCGGGGCATGGCGCGCTGGATTTTTCGAGCGTGCTGAAGCTGGTGCAGAAGGCCTGAGGCGTTTCAGGCAGCCCGGATGCAGCGGCCTCCGTGCCGCTGTTTTCTTTGGTGCGCCGTCTTCCCGGCCTTCTCCAAATCTTCGGCGCCCGGCGCGCCTTCGCCGACGCGGCGGTCAGACCGCCGCAAGGAAGGCGTCGGCGTCGCCGCTTTCGCTCTTCCAGTCGGCAAAGACGCCGACCAGGCTGCATTGGGTGCAGCGGCAGCCGATGTAGAGCCAGCGCACGTCGTTGCTGTCGGCGTAGAGCGCCACGCCCGACAGCAGCTCGAACGCCTCTTCGCCGCAGACGCACGAATGGGCCCCGAACTCGGCTTCGTCGGCGTAGTCGGCGCTGTCGCCCATCAGGTGCACGTGGCCGCAGGCCGTGCAGATGCGCCGTGCCGCGCCCGCTTCCTCGTCGCTTTCGAGGCTGAACACGTGGTGGCCACAGGCGCAGGCCGAAGCGGCGAAACGCGTGGCCGGGTAGGCGTTGGACTTGCTGTAGCGCTCGACCTCGGTCCGGATGTCTTCCGGTCCGTCGCCATACCGGTAGCGGCCTTTCTTTCTCAGGGGCATGAGGTTCTTCCTGTTTGGGGTGGAGGGCTGGGATTGCGAGGATTCTGCCGCGCCTGCGCTACAGCAGCTCGATCCCCGGCAGGCTCTTGAAGCAGCTCTCGCGCGTGATGCGCACGAAGTCCGCGAGCCAGGGCTGCGCCGACGTGCGTTCGGCGCAGGCCATGTAGAGCCGGCCGGTCAGGCCCTTGCGGCCCACTCGGCGCGCGGTCACGTAGCCGCGGTCGAGGTAGTTCTGCACTGCCCATAGCGGCAGCGTCGCGATGCCGCGGCCGCTGGCGACCAGCTGCAGCATCGCCACGGTGAGTTCGGTGGTGCGCCGGTGCGCGGGTTCGATGCCGGCGGGGGCGAGCACCTGGCGCACGATGTCGAGCATCTCGTCGGGCACCGGATAGGTGATCAGCGTCTGGCCGGCGAAGTGCCGCGCAGTGAGGTGCGTCTTCGCCGCGAGGGGATGCTCGTTCGCGACCAGCGCCATGATCTCGAAGCGGAACAGCGCGTGGTAGTCCACGCTTTCGTCGGGGTCGGCTTCGGACACGATCGCCACCTCGGCGCGGTTCTGCATCACCAGCGCGATCGGGTCGGGATGGAAGCCCGAGACGATGTCGAGCTCGATCTCGGGCCAGCGCTGGCGAAAGGCATCCATCGCAGGCATCAGCCAGTCGAAGCAGGTGTGGCACTCGACCACGATGCGCAGTTGCCCGCTGCGCCCCAGCGCCAGCCGCGCGACGTCGCGCTCCGCCTCCTCGACCAGCGGCAGCGCCGCATCGGCGAGCTGCAGCAGCCGCAGGCCGGTGGTGCTGAACTGCGGTGGCACCGACTTGCGCTCGAAGAGCTGCGCGCCATAGCGGTCCTCCAGCAGCTTGACCTGGTGCGACAGCGCCGACTGCGTGAGATTGAGCAATTGCGCCGCGCGCACCAGGCTGCCGGTGTCGCGCAGCGCGACCAGCGTGCGCAGGTGCCGTATTTCGAGGATGGACTGGAACATGAATGGAATTCAAGCGAACGGGCAAAAGGTTTCGTTTGAATCATACGCGCCGAAGCCCGACCATTGCGGATTCTCAAAGACACAGCGACCGGACCACCGCAATGACCACCCGCATTCACACCCTCGGCTTTCCGCGCATGGGCGCCCACCGGGAACTGAAGTTCGCCCTCGAAAAACACTGGCGCGGCGAGACCGACCGCGCCGCGCTCGAAGCCGTCGGCGAAGCGCTGCGCGAGCGCCACTGGCAGGCCCAGCGCGATGCGGGCCTCGACCATGTGACGGTCGGCGACTTCGCCTTCTACGACCATGTGGCCAACCACATCCAGCTGCTCGGCTGCGAGCCCGCGCGCTTCGGCTTCGGCGGCGACGAGCCCGAACTCGCGCGCTACTTCAAGATGGCGCGCGGCGTGGAAAGCGAGGCCGGCCATGCGCACGGCGAAGGCTGCAGCTACGCGGCCGGCGGCACCTTCGCGCTCGAGATGACCAAGTGGTTCGACACCAACTACCACTACCTCGTGCCGGAGTTCGACGCGGCCACGGATTTCAAGCTGTCCTCGACGCGGCTCTTCGACGAGGTGGCGCAGGCGCAGCAGGCCGGGCATGCGGTCAAGGCCGTGCTGCTCGGGCCGTTGAGCTTCCTGTACCTCGGCAAGGAGAAGGCGGCGGGCTTCGACCGCTTCTCGCTGCTCGATGCGCTGCTCCCGGTCTACGAAGAGGTGCTGAACCGCCTGAAGCAGCAGGGCGTGGAATGGGTGCAGATCGACGAACCGATCCTCGGCCTCGACCTGCCCGACGCCTGGCGCAATGCCTTCGAGCGCGCCTACTGGCAACTCGCGCGCAGCGCGCCGAAGCTGCTGCTCGCGACCTACTTCTCGCCGCTGGCCGAGAACCTGCGCCTCGCGTGCCAGCTGCCGGTGGCGGGGCTGCACGTGGATGCGGTGCGCGCGCCGCAGGAGCTGACCGGCGTCGCCGACTGGCTGCCGGCGCACAAGGTGCTCTCCATCGGCATCGTCGACGGCCGCAACATCTGGCGCACCGACCCGGATGCGGCGCTCGCCGCGCTGCGGCCGGTGGTCGAGAAGCGCCGCAGCGAACTCTGGCTCGCGCCTTCGTGCTCGCTGCTGCACGTGCCGTTCAGCCTCGCGGCCGAGAACCGGCTCGATGCCGAACTCAAGTCCTGGCTCGCTTTCGCGGTCGAGAAGCTGGGCGAACTGCGCATGCTGCGCGCGGTGCTCGACGGCCATGAAGACACGGTGGCCGGCGAGCTCCGCGAAGCGCGCGCTGCGGCCGCCGCACGGCGCGGCAGCCCGCGCGTGCACCGCGCCGAGGTGGCGCTGCGGCTGGCACGCAGCGTGGCCGGCGACGACCGGCGCGCCTCCGCCTTCGCGGAGCGCCAGCGGGTGCAGCGAGCGCGCTTTGCGTTCCCGGCGCTGCCGACCACCACCATCGGCTCCTTTCCGCAGACCGCGCAGATCCGCGCCGCGCGCGCCGCGTTCAGGCGCGGCGAGCTCGACGCGGCCGGCTACCGCGAGAAGATGCGCGCCGAGATCGCGCTCGCCGTGCGCAAGCAGGAAGAACTCGGCATCGACGTGCTGGTGCACGGCGAGGCCGAGCGCAACGACATGGTCGAGTACTTCGGCGAGCAGCTCGACGGCTTCGCGTTCACGGCCAACGGCTGGGTGCAGTCGTACGGCTCGCGCTGCGTGAAGCCGCCGGTCATCTTCGGCGACGTCGCGCGGCCCGCGGCGATGACGGTCGAATGGACCGCCTATGCGCAGAGCCTCACCACGCGGCCGATGAAGGGCATGCTGACCGGCCCGGTGACCATCCTGCAATGGTCCTTCGTGCGCGACGACCAGCCGCGCAGCGTCACCTGCGAGCAGATCGCCTGGGCGATCCGCGACGAGGTGGTGGACCTCGAAGGCGCCGGCATCGGCATCATCCAGATCGACGAGCCCGCGATCCGCGAAGGCCTGCCGCTGCGGCGTGCCGGCTGGCCCGCCTACCTGGCGTGGGCCACGCGCGCGTTTCGCATCAGCGCCGCGGGCGTGCGCGACGAGACGCAGATCCACACCCACATGTGCTATTCGGAGTTCAACGACATCCTGCCCGAGATCGCCGCGATGGATGCCGACGTGATCACCATCGAGACCAGCCGCTCCGACATGGAACTGCTGCGCGGTTTCGGCGGGGCGCAGGGTTTCCGCTATCCCAACGAGATCGGCCCGGGCGTCTACGACATCCATTCGCCGCGCGTGCCTTCGGTCGACGAGATCGTGCGCCTGATGCGCAAGGCCGCCGGCGTGGTGCCGCTCGAGAACCTGTGGATCAACCCCGATTGCGGCCTCAAGACCCGCGGCTGGCCCGAGACCGAGGCGGCCCTCTCGAACATGGTGGCGGCGGCCAGGCTGCTGCGCAGCGAAATCGCGGCGGCCTGAGGCGGAAGAAGACGGCCATGCAGGCGCGCCAATAATGGCGCCATGCATTCCGCTTCCCCGAGACCTTTCTTCGCCGCGCTGCTGCTGGCGGCGTTCGCACTGCTGGCACCCGCCGTCGCCAGCGCCCAGGACCGCGCGCAGGCGCTCATGCAGTTCGAAGGCGTGCAGGCGCGCTACCAGGCCGCGTACACGCCGGGCGCGGTGTCGCGCGAGGCCCGGCAACTGCTGGAGCCGCCGGACCAGGCCATCGCCGACAAGGCGCTCGCGGCACTCGACGCCGCCGCCTCGCGCGCCTTCGACGTCAAGGACTCCGTGGCCGCGATCCGGCAGGAGGTGGCCGCGGCCGGCAAGGGCGCCGCGGCACCGGGCGCGCCGGTGCTGGAGGCGGTGGCGCGGTTCGCGCAGCTGCGCGCCGACTACGCCGCGATGGACGATGCCGCCAAGGTGGCGTTCTTCAACCGCGAGCGTGCGAAGCCGGCCGACGCGCCGCGCACCGAACTGCTCGAACGCATGGCCGTGGCCGAGCTGCGCGAGGTCGACTTCTCGAGCCAGCTGCTGCTGAGCGCGGTCGTCAAGCAGCTGGCGCGCGGCAATGCGGGCCAGTACACCGCGCTGCCGGACCACATGCTCGACATGGCGCTCGACACGCTGTGGTCGCGCGGCGTCACCTCGCCGCGTCCGCGCAACCTGCTCACGGTGGCGCGAGAGTTCGAGCGCCAGGTCACGCAGGCGCTGCTCGCGGCGCTGTCCGATGCCGACGTCGCA
It encodes the following:
- a CDS encoding LysR family transcriptional regulator, with the protein product MFQSILEIRHLRTLVALRDTGSLVRAAQLLNLTQSALSHQVKLLEDRYGAQLFERKSVPPQFSTTGLRLLQLADAALPLVEEAERDVARLALGRSGQLRIVVECHTCFDWLMPAMDAFRQRWPEIELDIVSGFHPDPIALVMQNRAEVAIVSEADPDESVDYHALFRFEIMALVANEHPLAAKTHLTARHFAGQTLITYPVPDEMLDIVRQVLAPAGIEPAHRRTTELTVAMLQLVASGRGIATLPLWAVQNYLDRGYVTARRVGRKGLTGRLYMACAERTSAQPWLADFVRITRESCFKSLPGIELL
- the metE gene encoding 5-methyltetrahydropteroyltriglutamate--homocysteine S-methyltransferase; this translates as MTTRIHTLGFPRMGAHRELKFALEKHWRGETDRAALEAVGEALRERHWQAQRDAGLDHVTVGDFAFYDHVANHIQLLGCEPARFGFGGDEPELARYFKMARGVESEAGHAHGEGCSYAAGGTFALEMTKWFDTNYHYLVPEFDAATDFKLSSTRLFDEVAQAQQAGHAVKAVLLGPLSFLYLGKEKAAGFDRFSLLDALLPVYEEVLNRLKQQGVEWVQIDEPILGLDLPDAWRNAFERAYWQLARSAPKLLLATYFSPLAENLRLACQLPVAGLHVDAVRAPQELTGVADWLPAHKVLSIGIVDGRNIWRTDPDAALAALRPVVEKRRSELWLAPSCSLLHVPFSLAAENRLDAELKSWLAFAVEKLGELRMLRAVLDGHEDTVAGELREARAAAAARRGSPRVHRAEVALRLARSVAGDDRRASAFAERQRVQRARFAFPALPTTTIGSFPQTAQIRAARAAFRRGELDAAGYREKMRAEIALAVRKQEELGIDVLVHGEAERNDMVEYFGEQLDGFAFTANGWVQSYGSRCVKPPVIFGDVARPAAMTVEWTAYAQSLTTRPMKGMLTGPVTILQWSFVRDDQPRSVTCEQIAWAIRDEVVDLEGAGIGIIQIDEPAIREGLPLRRAGWPAYLAWATRAFRISAAGVRDETQIHTHMCYSEFNDILPEIAAMDADVITIETSRSDMELLRGFGGAQGFRYPNEIGPGVYDIHSPRVPSVDEIVRLMRKAAGVVPLENLWINPDCGLKTRGWPETEAALSNMVAAARLLRSEIAAA